A genomic window from Aquabacterium sp. OR-4 includes:
- a CDS encoding sigma 54-interacting transcriptional regulator, translated as MAALQAVGCACAALSPTDELVSRLHFDAREGRIWLNQQRMLLLHNSAMGVLRQELIESLGLDRARGLITRMGYNCGAHDAELARELRCSDRPAEAVTIGPQLHMLEGVARVEAVTLELDEEAGHFLGEFNWHGSAEAEAHVQVYGIVGHTACWQQVGYASGFVSRFMGRPVVFRELQCRAQGAPHCVIVGRPAEAWGDAADAADDLAHLRADALSQGVAALPTGPAPEPGAAPSAARHLLGDSAVVGVSAGFNAVCHMVRRAADTRATVLFLGESGVGKEVLAQALHRIGPRAQGPFVAINCAAIPDELIESELFGVDKGGYTGALASRPGRFERAHGGTLFLDEIGILGWTAQGKLLRALQAREIERVGGTATMPVDVRVVAATNLDLKNEVQAGRFREDLYYRLNVLPIRVPPLRERREDIPVFMNHFLHQYNRRDGRQVSGFTGRAIDAMLAYHWPGNIRELENLVERGVVLASDGGAIDTPQLFLGDEQLPADWLALQRDGSLRNRAGALNDADEGSTASPCRDDLGEAHTLGQRVQDLLAGRCAGGREAQVPLDALEAELVRRAMAATGGNQSAAARLLGLSRSQLIYRLKGLAQGVAGKFAELGD; from the coding sequence ATGGCCGCGCTGCAAGCCGTGGGCTGCGCGTGCGCAGCGCTGTCGCCCACCGACGAACTGGTCTCGCGCCTGCACTTCGATGCGCGCGAGGGCCGCATCTGGCTCAACCAGCAGCGCATGCTGCTGCTGCACAACAGCGCCATGGGCGTGCTGCGGCAGGAGCTGATCGAGAGCCTGGGGCTGGACAGGGCCCGCGGCCTGATCACCCGCATGGGCTACAACTGCGGCGCCCACGATGCCGAGCTGGCACGCGAGCTGCGCTGCAGCGACCGCCCGGCCGAGGCCGTGACCATCGGCCCGCAACTGCACATGCTGGAAGGCGTGGCGCGGGTTGAGGCCGTGACGCTGGAGCTGGACGAAGAGGCCGGCCACTTCCTGGGTGAATTCAACTGGCATGGCAGCGCCGAGGCCGAGGCCCATGTGCAGGTGTACGGCATCGTGGGCCACACCGCCTGCTGGCAGCAGGTGGGCTATGCCAGCGGCTTTGTCAGCCGCTTCATGGGCCGGCCGGTGGTGTTTCGCGAGCTGCAGTGCCGCGCCCAGGGCGCGCCGCACTGCGTGATCGTCGGGCGGCCCGCCGAAGCCTGGGGCGATGCCGCCGACGCCGCCGACGACCTGGCCCACCTGCGCGCCGATGCGCTGAGCCAGGGCGTGGCCGCGCTGCCCACGGGGCCGGCGCCTGAGCCCGGTGCCGCCCCCAGCGCCGCCCGCCACCTGCTGGGCGACAGCGCCGTGGTGGGCGTCTCGGCCGGCTTCAATGCCGTGTGCCACATGGTGCGGCGCGCGGCCGACACCCGGGCCACCGTGCTGTTCCTCGGCGAAAGCGGCGTGGGCAAGGAGGTGCTGGCCCAGGCCCTGCACCGCATCGGCCCGAGGGCGCAGGGCCCCTTCGTGGCCATCAACTGCGCCGCCATCCCCGACGAGCTGATCGAGAGCGAGCTGTTCGGCGTGGACAAGGGCGGCTACACCGGCGCGCTGGCCAGCCGACCGGGCCGCTTTGAGCGCGCGCACGGCGGCACGCTGTTTCTCGACGAGATCGGCATCCTGGGCTGGACGGCCCAGGGCAAGCTGCTGCGCGCCCTGCAGGCGCGCGAGATCGAGCGGGTGGGCGGCACGGCCACGATGCCGGTGGATGTGCGCGTGGTGGCCGCCACCAACCTGGACCTGAAGAACGAGGTGCAGGCCGGCCGCTTTCGCGAAGACCTGTACTACCGGCTGAACGTGCTGCCCATCCGCGTGCCCCCGCTGCGCGAGCGGCGCGAAGACATCCCCGTGTTCATGAACCACTTCCTGCACCAGTACAACCGGCGCGACGGGCGCCAGGTGAGCGGCTTCACCGGCCGGGCCATCGACGCCATGCTGGCCTACCACTGGCCCGGCAACATCCGCGAGCTGGAGAACCTGGTGGAACGCGGCGTGGTGCTGGCCAGCGACGGCGGCGCCATCGACACGCCGCAGCTGTTTCTGGGCGATGAGCAACTGCCCGCGGACTGGCTGGCGCTGCAGCGCGATGGCAGCCTGCGCAACCGGGCGGGAGCGTTGAACGATGCAGACGAGGGATCGACAGCATCACCGTGCCGCGACGACCTCGGCGAGGCCCACACCCTGGGCCAGCGTGTGCAAGACCTGCTGGCCGGACGGTGCGCTGGTGGGCGCGAAGCCCAGGTGCCGCTGGATGCGCTGGAGGCCGAACTGGTGCGGCGGGCCATGGCAGCCACCGGTGGCAACCAGTCGGCCGCCGCGCGGCTGCTGGGTTTGAGCCGGTCGCAATTGATCTATCGATTGAAGGGCTTGGCGCAGGGGGTGGCAGGCAAATTTGCCGAACTCGGTGATTGA
- a CDS encoding aromatic/alkene monooxygenase hydroxylase subunit beta translates to MTVDIRVQSVKPLRHTFGHIARRFGDKPASRYQEGTYQLQSELNFHYKPLWDPGRDIYDPRRTAVAMHDWYAAKDPRQYYYGSYTIARSRMQEAADRQLDLAERRGLLSSLPEAARESVLATVLPLRHFEWGGNTNLAEVAAYGWGTAITQAAAMGVMDRLGMAQHLSRIGLLLDGNTGSSLARAKQRWMADAAWQPLRREIENVFVRRDWFEALVAQALVADGLVYGTLLQRYEAWFASQHGTALATVLDFPLRWQEEHARWVDAVLKTCAAESAANRSLISAWARQWREAFGAALAPLAETAMGRDGGPALREADADLGARLARLGLDA, encoded by the coding sequence ATGACCGTCGACATCCGCGTGCAAAGCGTCAAGCCGCTGCGCCACACCTTCGGCCACATCGCGCGGCGCTTTGGCGACAAGCCGGCCAGCCGCTACCAGGAAGGCACCTACCAGCTGCAGTCGGAGCTGAACTTCCACTACAAGCCGCTGTGGGACCCCGGGCGCGACATCTACGACCCGCGCCGCACGGCCGTGGCCATGCACGACTGGTACGCGGCCAAGGACCCGCGCCAGTACTACTACGGCAGCTACACCATCGCCCGCAGCCGCATGCAGGAGGCGGCCGACCGGCAGCTGGACCTGGCCGAGCGGCGCGGCCTGCTCAGCAGCCTGCCCGAGGCGGCGCGCGAGTCGGTGCTGGCCACGGTGCTGCCGCTGCGCCACTTCGAATGGGGCGGCAACACCAACCTGGCCGAGGTGGCCGCCTACGGCTGGGGCACGGCCATCACCCAGGCCGCGGCCATGGGCGTGATGGACCGCCTGGGCATGGCCCAGCACCTGTCGCGCATCGGCCTGCTGCTGGATGGCAACACCGGCAGCTCGCTGGCCCGGGCCAAGCAGCGCTGGATGGCCGATGCCGCCTGGCAGCCGCTGCGCCGCGAGATCGAGAACGTGTTCGTGCGGCGCGACTGGTTCGAGGCCCTGGTGGCCCAGGCCCTGGTGGCCGATGGCCTGGTGTACGGCACGCTGCTGCAGCGCTACGAGGCCTGGTTTGCCAGCCAGCACGGCACGGCGCTGGCCACGGTGCTGGACTTTCCGCTGCGCTGGCAGGAAGAACATGCCCGCTGGGTGGATGCGGTGCTGAAGACCTGCGCCGCCGAGAGCGCGGCCAACCGCAGCCTGATCAGCGCCTGGGCGCGCCAGTGGCGCGAGGCCTTTGGCGCCGCCCTGGCGCCGCTGGCTGAAACCGCGATGGGCCGCGACGGTGGCCCGGCGCTGCGCGAGGCCGATGCCGACCTGGGCGCACGCCTGGCCCGCCTGGGGCTGGACGCCTGA
- a CDS encoding PDR/VanB family oxidoreductase — protein MVDAKPATLRLQVARRDVVAEDVLAFELRDPAGADLPPFEAGAHIDVHLPADAPVSGPRVRCYSLCNAPSERQRYCVAVQREPAGRGGSRWLHQQVQVGDVLSVGPPRNAFALRPAPHTLLLGGGIGLTPLLAMAEALWAADQSFELHVAVRSAARLAFAQRLRTAPWAGCVQVHVDGPGPALDLAALLARQPPQALAFACGPTGFMAAVQGAARQLGWADGRVVVEHFAAPAAVPAGRDEPAVAPEGLSVLWAPSGQRVNVAPQHSVAQALIAAGIDIPLSCEQGICGQCCVQVLAGQPDHRDMVYGEHEHTLERRFTPCCSRALSAQLVLAPLGWADPAPGR, from the coding sequence ATGGTGGATGCCAAGCCGGCCACGCTGCGCCTGCAGGTGGCCCGGCGCGACGTGGTGGCCGAAGACGTGCTGGCCTTCGAGCTGCGCGACCCGGCGGGCGCCGACCTGCCGCCCTTCGAGGCCGGCGCGCACATCGATGTGCACCTGCCGGCCGATGCGCCCGTCAGCGGCCCGCGCGTGCGCTGCTACTCGCTGTGCAATGCGCCGTCCGAGCGCCAGCGCTACTGCGTGGCGGTGCAGCGCGAGCCGGCCGGGCGCGGCGGCTCGCGCTGGCTGCACCAGCAGGTGCAGGTGGGCGATGTGCTCAGCGTGGGCCCGCCGCGCAATGCCTTTGCGCTGCGCCCCGCGCCGCACACACTGCTGCTGGGCGGCGGCATCGGGCTCACGCCGCTGCTGGCCATGGCCGAGGCGCTGTGGGCGGCTGACCAGAGTTTTGAGCTGCATGTGGCCGTGCGCAGCGCCGCGCGCCTGGCCTTTGCGCAGCGCCTGCGCACGGCGCCCTGGGCCGGCTGCGTGCAGGTGCATGTGGATGGGCCCGGCCCGGCGCTGGATCTGGCCGCGCTGCTGGCGCGCCAGCCGCCGCAAGCGCTGGCCTTTGCCTGCGGGCCTACGGGCTTCATGGCCGCGGTGCAGGGCGCGGCGCGACAGCTGGGCTGGGCCGATGGCCGCGTGGTGGTGGAGCATTTCGCCGCGCCGGCTGCAGTGCCCGCAGGCCGTGATGAACCGGCCGTCGCACCAGAAGGCCTCAGCGTGCTGTGGGCGCCCAGCGGGCAGCGGGTGAATGTGGCGCCGCAGCACAGCGTGGCGCAGGCGCTGATCGCCGCGGGCATTGACATCCCCTTGTCGTGCGAGCAGGGCATTTGCGGCCAGTGCTGCGTGCAGGTGCTGGCCGGCCAGCCCGATCACCGCGACATGGTCTATGGCGAGCACGAGCACACGCTGGAGCGCCGCTTCACGCCCTGCTGCTCGCGCGCGCTGTCGGCGCAGCTGGTGCTGGCACCGCTGGGCTGGGCAGACCCGGCGCCGGGCCGCTGA
- a CDS encoding SDR family oxidoreductase — protein MAAEQGIAVVVGATGAMGAVITQRLVQHGLQVLAVARHADALRALAHSVPGVRACQADIGDDSAIATIAAALKPLPGPVRLLLQGAGVATAGGVLQASTAAVVDAVNIKVAGLMRLVRAADDRLATGSRLLAIGGHYGFEPTAYAATAGVANAALANLVRQLSWAHGPRGITAHLLAPGPADTERLHRVAASRAERDGLATTQVLAQMRAESAIGAFTTPEQIAWAITLLLAREADALAGSTLFMDAGRRHGLP, from the coding sequence ATGGCTGCCGAGCAAGGCATCGCGGTGGTGGTTGGCGCCACCGGCGCCATGGGTGCGGTGATCACGCAAAGGCTGGTGCAGCACGGCCTGCAGGTGCTGGCCGTGGCCCGCCATGCCGATGCACTGCGAGCCCTGGCCCACAGCGTGCCCGGCGTGCGGGCCTGCCAGGCCGACATTGGCGATGACAGCGCCATCGCCACCATCGCCGCCGCACTCAAGCCATTGCCAGGCCCCGTGCGCCTGCTGCTGCAGGGCGCGGGCGTGGCCACGGCCGGCGGCGTATTGCAAGCATCCACGGCCGCCGTGGTGGACGCGGTCAACATCAAGGTGGCCGGCCTGATGCGCCTGGTGCGCGCGGCCGATGACCGGCTGGCCACCGGATCGCGCCTGCTGGCCATAGGCGGGCACTACGGCTTCGAGCCCACGGCCTATGCCGCCACCGCCGGCGTGGCCAATGCCGCGCTGGCCAACCTGGTGCGCCAGCTCAGCTGGGCCCATGGCCCGCGCGGCATCACCGCCCACCTGCTGGCGCCCGGCCCGGCCGATACCGAGCGCCTGCACCGCGTGGCCGCCTCGCGCGCCGAGCGCGATGGCCTGGCCACCACCCAGGTGCTGGCGCAGATGCGCGCCGAATCCGCCATTGGCGCCTTCACCACGCCCGAGCAGATCGCCTGGGCCATCACCCTGCTGCTGGCGCGCGAGGCCGATGCCCTGGCCGGCAGCACCTTGTTCATGGATGCAGGCCGCAGACACGGGCTGCCCTGA
- a CDS encoding phenol hydroxylase subunit, with amino-acid sequence MPMPDFAATAAPAAPAAPDPSQRWVRITRDRPDGFVEFDFAIGTPDLAVDLILPRPAFEAFCAEQQVRRIGDAQAAALAAEQAQWRHGRPGLAE; translated from the coding sequence ATGCCCATGCCCGACTTTGCCGCCACCGCCGCACCCGCAGCGCCCGCCGCGCCCGATCCCAGCCAGCGCTGGGTGCGCATCACGCGCGACCGGCCCGATGGTTTTGTGGAGTTCGACTTCGCCATCGGCACGCCCGATCTGGCGGTGGATCTGATCCTGCCGCGCCCGGCCTTCGAGGCCTTCTGCGCCGAGCAGCAGGTGCGCCGCATCGGCGATGCCCAGGCCGCCGCGCTGGCCGCCGAGCAGGCCCAGTGGCGCCACGGCCGGCCCGGCCTCGCCGAGTAG
- the dmpG gene encoding 4-hydroxy-2-oxovalerate aldolase → MTSNLKGRKVLVHDMCLRDGMHAKREQISVEQMVKVARALDAAGVPLIQVTHGAGLGGNSLQHGFALASNEEYLRAVCPVLKQAKVSVLLIPGLGTMRELHSAYDCGARSVHVATHCTEADTSPQHIACARKLGMDTTGFLMMAHLNSPQGLAAQGKLMESYGAQTLYITDSAGAMLPDDVTAAVDALRQTLKPETEIGFHGHHNLGLGISNSIAAIAAGASRIDASVAGLGAGAGNTPLEVFVAVCERMGIDTGVDLFQLMDVAEEIIVPMMDHMVRVDRDSLTLGFAGVYSTFLLHAKRAAARFGVPARDILVALGHKKMIAGQEDMIEDTAMTLAKQRGLLKDVVRGAQAGAQAGTQASAQAAA, encoded by the coding sequence ATGACAAGCAATCTCAAAGGCCGCAAGGTTCTGGTGCACGACATGTGCCTGCGCGACGGCATGCATGCCAAGCGCGAGCAGATCAGCGTGGAACAGATGGTGAAGGTGGCCCGCGCGCTCGATGCCGCCGGCGTGCCGCTGATCCAGGTGACCCATGGCGCTGGCCTGGGCGGCAACTCGCTGCAGCACGGCTTTGCGCTGGCCAGCAACGAAGAATACTTGCGCGCCGTGTGCCCGGTGCTGAAGCAGGCCAAGGTGAGCGTGCTGCTGATCCCCGGCCTGGGCACCATGCGCGAGCTGCACAGCGCCTACGACTGCGGCGCCCGCAGCGTGCACGTGGCCACGCATTGCACCGAGGCCGACACCTCGCCCCAGCACATCGCCTGCGCGCGCAAGCTCGGCATGGACACCACCGGCTTTCTGATGATGGCCCACCTCAACTCGCCCCAGGGCCTGGCCGCCCAGGGCAAGCTGATGGAAAGCTACGGCGCGCAAACCCTCTACATCACCGACTCGGCCGGCGCCATGCTGCCCGACGACGTGACGGCCGCGGTGGATGCGCTGCGCCAGACGCTGAAGCCCGAGACCGAGATCGGCTTCCACGGCCACCACAACCTGGGGCTGGGCATCAGCAACTCGATCGCCGCCATCGCCGCCGGGGCCAGCCGCATCGATGCCTCGGTGGCCGGCCTGGGCGCCGGGGCCGGCAACACGCCGCTGGAAGTGTTTGTGGCGGTGTGCGAACGCATGGGCATCGACACCGGCGTGGATCTCTTCCAGCTGATGGACGTGGCCGAAGAGATCATCGTGCCGATGATGGACCACATGGTGCGCGTGGACCGCGACTCACTCACGCTGGGCTTTGCCGGCGTGTACTCCACCTTTCTGCTGCATGCCAAGCGGGCCGCCGCGCGCTTTGGCGTGCCGGCGCGCGACATCCTGGTGGCCCTGGGCCACAAGAAGATGATCGCCGGCCAGGAAGACATGATCGAGGACACCGCCATGACGCTGGCCAAGCAGCGCGGCTTGCTGAAGGACGTGGTGCGCGGCGCCCAGGCCGGCGCCCAGGCCGGCACCCAGGCCAGCGCGCAAGCGGCGGCCTGA
- a CDS encoding aromatic ring-hydroxylating dioxygenase subunit alpha, with amino-acid sequence MSTTTTTASPARSILLHPSGNPVGKPATPYLLNCWYAAALATELPTEGMLSRQLLDTGVLLYRTSSGQPVALHDRCPHRFVPLSMGQRHGDDVVCRYHALRFDCSGTCTHNPHGSGAIPAAARVRSFPLLERHGFVWIWMGDAPADATKLPDFSPLDVGPDTGIAFTYMPMKTHYELIIDNVMDLSHVDHVHGEIISTRGQLSPLVPPVKEENGTVSVRWQWQQQPAMLIFANFLPQPAEPARHFVEVTWHAPATIRLVIGATQDEAAPLALDSTTGQYDVHTCTPASEGHTHYWFATRRNHAVDDGEFNQMKIQAMHGAFVNEDGPIIEAVHREMGSSDFFALNPVLISSDVAPVRVRRLLARMMAAEGRYQ; translated from the coding sequence ATGAGCACCACCACCACCACCGCCTCCCCCGCCCGCAGCATCCTGCTGCACCCCAGCGGCAACCCCGTGGGCAAGCCGGCCACGCCCTACCTGCTGAACTGCTGGTACGCGGCAGCGCTGGCCACCGAGCTGCCCACCGAGGGCATGCTCTCGCGCCAGCTGCTCGACACCGGCGTCTTGCTCTACCGCACATCCAGCGGCCAGCCGGTGGCCCTGCACGACCGCTGCCCGCACCGCTTTGTGCCGCTGTCGATGGGCCAGCGCCATGGCGACGACGTGGTGTGCAGGTACCACGCGCTGCGCTTCGATTGCAGCGGCACCTGCACCCACAACCCGCATGGCAGTGGCGCCATTCCGGCCGCGGCCCGGGTGCGCAGCTTCCCGCTGCTGGAGCGTCACGGCTTTGTGTGGATCTGGATGGGCGACGCCCCGGCCGACGCCACGAAGCTGCCCGACTTCAGCCCGCTGGACGTGGGCCCCGACACCGGCATCGCCTTCACCTACATGCCGATGAAGACCCACTACGAGCTCATCATCGACAACGTGATGGACCTGAGCCATGTGGACCATGTGCATGGCGAGATCATCAGCACGCGCGGCCAGCTGTCGCCGCTGGTGCCGCCGGTGAAGGAGGAGAACGGCACGGTCAGCGTGCGCTGGCAATGGCAGCAGCAGCCGGCCATGCTGATCTTTGCCAACTTTCTGCCGCAACCGGCCGAGCCGGCACGGCACTTCGTGGAGGTGACCTGGCATGCGCCGGCCACCATCCGCCTGGTGATCGGCGCCACGCAGGACGAGGCCGCGCCGCTGGCCCTGGACAGCACCACCGGCCAGTACGACGTGCACACCTGCACGCCAGCCAGCGAGGGCCACACGCACTACTGGTTTGCCACCCGCCGCAACCATGCGGTGGACGATGGCGAGTTCAACCAGATGAAGATCCAGGCCATGCACGGCGCCTTCGTCAACGAAGACGGCCCGATCATCGAGGCCGTGCACCGCGAGATGGGCAGCAGCGACTTCTTTGCACTGAACCCGGTCTTGATCAGCAGCGATGTGGCGCCGGTGCGCGTGCGCCGGCTGCTGGCGCGGATGATGGCCGCCGAAGGCCGCTACCAGTAG
- a CDS encoding sigma 54-interacting transcriptional regulator: MNQSLGPSQHTQTLAAQLRFSPEAGHIQLFDQRMLLMHASAFASLRRELMASLGQPKARELLMRLGWQQGFEDGQRVRRMVDAQTPQALAEALALGPRLREIEGFVRHQPIDEMRMDIERGQFWGDFLWHGSWEAQAHLAHSGVSGEPACWTIVGYADGYSTAVAGVPIHWREVECVAMGHARCRVIGRPLAEWEAQDRQPGTQPHASYLRIDSFVGTPAQELAGFVGASAGFNAVAHLVRKVAPTDSTVLFKGESGVGKECFARALHQISPRGAGPKPGPFVAINCAAIPPDLVEAELFGVERGAFTGADRPRPGRFERAEGGTLFLDEVSSLALAAQGKLLRALQEREYERVGGTELRRANVRIVAAANVDLRDEMAAGRFRRDLFYRLNVFPIEIPPLRERREDIPLLVALFLRRSSQRLGKTVQGLGPRAYAALCDYDWPGNVRELENMIERGVILADEGGQLDVQHLFAGGEELRGQPTWGLGGSGALELAGAAPEAAGGGSTAPAGTPSSLADQLLASLPSFDAIEQLLLDRAMAQCEGNVSAAARLLGVGRGQMDYRLKKRERTEPM; the protein is encoded by the coding sequence ATGAACCAGAGCCTTGGCCCCAGCCAACACACCCAGACCCTGGCCGCGCAGCTGCGCTTCTCGCCCGAGGCCGGGCACATCCAGCTGTTCGACCAGCGCATGCTGCTGATGCATGCCAGTGCGTTTGCATCGCTGCGGCGCGAGCTGATGGCCAGCCTGGGCCAGCCCAAGGCGCGCGAGCTGCTGATGCGCCTGGGCTGGCAGCAGGGCTTCGAGGACGGCCAGCGCGTGCGCCGCATGGTGGACGCGCAAACGCCCCAGGCCCTGGCCGAGGCGCTGGCCCTGGGGCCGCGGCTGCGCGAGATCGAAGGCTTTGTGCGCCACCAGCCGATCGACGAGATGCGCATGGACATCGAGCGCGGCCAGTTCTGGGGCGATTTTTTATGGCATGGCAGCTGGGAGGCGCAGGCCCATCTGGCGCACAGCGGCGTGAGCGGCGAGCCCGCCTGCTGGACCATCGTGGGCTATGCCGATGGCTACAGCACCGCCGTGGCCGGCGTGCCCATCCACTGGCGCGAGGTGGAATGCGTGGCCATGGGCCATGCGCGCTGCCGCGTCATCGGCCGGCCACTGGCCGAGTGGGAGGCGCAAGACCGCCAGCCCGGGACCCAGCCGCATGCCAGCTACCTGCGCATCGACAGCTTCGTGGGCACGCCTGCGCAAGAGCTGGCGGGCTTTGTGGGCGCCTCGGCCGGCTTCAATGCAGTCGCTCACCTGGTGCGCAAGGTGGCGCCCACCGACAGCACCGTGCTGTTCAAGGGCGAAAGCGGGGTGGGCAAGGAGTGTTTTGCCCGCGCGCTGCACCAGATCAGTCCACGCGGCGCGGGGCCGAAGCCGGGGCCGTTTGTGGCCATCAACTGCGCCGCCATCCCGCCCGATCTGGTGGAGGCCGAGCTGTTTGGCGTGGAGCGCGGCGCCTTCACCGGCGCCGACCGGCCGCGGCCCGGCCGCTTTGAGCGCGCCGAGGGCGGCACGCTGTTTCTGGACGAGGTGAGCAGCCTGGCCCTGGCCGCCCAGGGCAAGCTGCTGCGCGCGCTGCAGGAGCGCGAATACGAGCGCGTGGGCGGCACCGAGCTGCGCCGCGCCAACGTGCGCATCGTGGCCGCGGCCAATGTCGACCTGCGCGACGAGATGGCCGCCGGGCGTTTTCGGCGCGACCTGTTCTACCGCCTCAACGTGTTTCCCATCGAGATACCGCCGCTGCGCGAGCGGCGCGAAGACATCCCGCTGCTGGTGGCGCTGTTTCTGCGGCGCAGCAGCCAGCGCCTGGGCAAGACGGTGCAGGGCCTGGGCCCGCGCGCCTATGCCGCGCTGTGCGACTACGACTGGCCCGGCAATGTGCGCGAGCTTGAAAACATGATCGAACGCGGCGTGATCCTGGCCGACGAAGGCGGCCAGCTCGACGTGCAGCACCTGTTTGCCGGCGGCGAAGAACTGCGCGGCCAGCCCACCTGGGGCCTGGGCGGCAGCGGGGCGCTGGAGTTGGCGGGGGCGGCGCCCGAGGCCGCGGGCGGCGGATCAACCGCGCCTGCCGGCACCCCATCATCCCTGGCCGATCAGCTGCTGGCCTCGTTGCCCTCGTTCGACGCCATCGAGCAGTTGCTGCTGGACCGGGCGATGGCGCAGTGCGAGGGCAATGTGTCGGCCGCAGCGCGGCTGCTGGGGGTGGGGCGGGGGCAGATGGACTATCGGTTGAAGAAGCGCGAGAGAACCGAGCCCATGTGA
- a CDS encoding SphA family protein gives MQFQMQAGVRARAAVQLATVALIGWLATGAAQATENGLTSAAAGAEGFTAGALPPPGSYGLVYLNHYQSTRFNNGAGDSAVPGFKVTADAVVGRFVQVLPTQVLGGNLGWHVIVPLARVKLSAAGNSDSRSGVGDIEAGPFVAWHTPTFHYVAALDVVLPTGAYDKNRGVNLGHHYTTWRPIVGFSYLTPQLDVSAKITYSINGRNGDTDYRSGQYLHADWNLGFHVAPGWQLGLQGSLIHQTTDDQAGGATVADGVRTKVMAFGPAVRYQSPAGWSLEARVLKESGARWHTQGTAAWLKAVFAF, from the coding sequence ATGCAGTTCCAGATGCAGGCAGGCGTTCGCGCGCGCGCCGCCGTCCAGCTCGCCACCGTGGCCCTCATCGGCTGGCTGGCCACCGGTGCCGCCCAGGCCACCGAGAACGGCCTGACCAGCGCCGCCGCCGGGGCCGAAGGCTTCACCGCCGGCGCCCTGCCCCCGCCCGGCAGCTACGGCCTGGTGTACCTGAACCACTACCAGAGCACGCGCTTCAACAACGGCGCGGGCGACTCGGCCGTGCCCGGCTTCAAGGTCACGGCCGATGCCGTGGTGGGCCGCTTCGTGCAGGTGCTGCCCACCCAGGTGCTGGGCGGCAATCTGGGCTGGCACGTGATCGTGCCGCTGGCCAGGGTGAAGCTCAGCGCCGCCGGCAACAGCGACAGCCGCAGCGGCGTGGGCGACATCGAGGCCGGCCCCTTCGTGGCCTGGCACACGCCCACGTTCCACTACGTGGCCGCACTCGACGTGGTGCTGCCCACCGGCGCCTATGACAAGAACCGCGGCGTCAACCTGGGCCACCACTACACCACCTGGCGGCCCATCGTCGGCTTCTCGTACCTGACACCGCAGCTGGATGTCTCGGCCAAGATCACCTACAGCATCAATGGCCGCAACGGCGACACCGACTACCGCTCGGGCCAATACCTTCATGCCGACTGGAACCTGGGCTTCCACGTGGCCCCAGGCTGGCAGCTGGGCCTGCAAGGCAGCCTGATCCACCAGACCACCGACGACCAGGCCGGCGGCGCCACCGTGGCCGATGGCGTGCGCACCAAGGTGATGGCCTTCGGCCCGGCGGTGCGCTACCAGTCGCCCGCCGGCTGGTCGCTGGAAGCGCGTGTGCTGAAGGAAAGCGGCGCGCGCTGGCACACCCAGGGCACGGCAGCCTGGCTGAAGGCGGTGTTCGCGTTCTGA
- a CDS encoding MmoB/DmpM family protein, with protein MTTTTATPPAAVRTSQQPVFIALQANNDTLPIVQAIAADNPLAVVDELPGLVKLTAPGRLRVCRASIEEAMGRAFDLREVHIHLVSLSGEIDETDDEFTLLWRAA; from the coding sequence ATGACCACCACCACCGCCACCCCACCGGCCGCCGTGCGCACCAGCCAGCAACCAGTGTTCATCGCCTTGCAGGCCAACAACGACACCCTGCCCATCGTGCAGGCCATTGCCGCCGACAACCCGCTGGCCGTGGTGGACGAACTGCCCGGCCTGGTCAAGCTCACCGCCCCCGGCCGTCTGCGCGTGTGCCGCGCCAGCATCGAAGAGGCCATGGGCCGGGCCTTCGATCTGCGCGAGGTTCACATCCACCTGGTCTCGCTGTCGGGCGAGATCGACGAGACCGACGACGAGTTCACCCTGCTCTGGCGCGCCGCCTGA